Proteins from a genomic interval of Chloroflexota bacterium:
- a CDS encoding cadherin-like beta sandwich domain-containing protein, protein MRHEGRLPGSRPLIAVGVISALLLALTPLASVALAEAGTPGERLSAFDIDPLPGDGKQDARGVCSDGTTMWVVEERGYKLFAYTLEQDALTRNENGDISLSGQNVPGGCTTDGTTIWVADDEVNKLVAYNIADKDPDTAKDFTTLTGTVRLTGIAADSLTMWVADVTDKKLYAYVLADRTPDSTRNIALHEDNTTPQGLWTDGTTMWVADNTDAHFFAYELATGDRDTAKEFAATDATNVQGIWSNGSVLWAVNRAAKQVTGNKVLAYRMPVSLSSDASLSALALSGVTLSPAFAAGTTGYTAAVGHGVTATTVTATASDENASVAVTPGDADGGTEGHQVDLPVGEAVITVE, encoded by the coding sequence TTGAGGCATGAGGGGCGCCTCCCGGGATCGCGTCCCCTCATTGCTGTTGGCGTCATCTCCGCTCTGCTACTTGCCCTCACCCCCCTTGCCAGCGTTGCGCTTGCGGAGGCCGGCACCCCCGGCGAACGGCTGTCGGCCTTCGATATCGACCCGCTGCCGGGCGACGGCAAGCAGGACGCCCGCGGCGTGTGCTCCGATGGGACGACGATGTGGGTCGTCGAGGAGCGGGGGTATAAGCTCTTTGCCTATACGCTGGAGCAGGATGCGCTGACGCGAAATGAAAACGGCGACATAAGTCTCAGCGGTCAGAATGTTCCGGGCGGCTGTACCACAGACGGCACGACTATCTGGGTAGCCGACGACGAGGTCAACAAGCTGGTCGCCTACAACATCGCCGACAAAGATCCGGATACCGCCAAGGACTTCACCACGCTGACCGGCACCGTCCGACTCACCGGCATTGCCGCAGACAGCTTGACTATGTGGGTCGCTGACGTGACGGACAAGAAGCTGTATGCCTACGTGTTGGCTGACAGGACGCCGGACTCCACCAGAAATATTGCCCTCCACGAGGACAATACAACCCCCCAAGGCCTCTGGACGGACGGCACGACGATGTGGGTGGCGGACAACACCGACGCACACTTCTTTGCATACGAGCTTGCCACCGGTGATCGCGACACCGCCAAGGAGTTCGCCGCCACTGATGCCACCAATGTGCAAGGGATATGGTCCAACGGCAGCGTCTTGTGGGCCGTCAACCGGGCGGCGAAGCAGGTGACCGGCAACAAGGTGTTGGCCTACCGGATGCCGGTGTCTCTCTCTTCCGACGCGAGCTTGAGTGCACTGGCGCTGAGTGGGGTGACGCTGTCGCCGGCGTTTGCGGCGGGGACGACGGGGTACACGGCGGCGGTGGGGCACGGGGTGACAGCGACGACGGTGACGGCGACAGCTAGCGACGAGAACGCGAGCGTGGCGGTCACGCCGGGGGATGCGGACGGCGGGACAGAGGGCCATCAGGTGGATCTCCCTGTGGGCGAGGCAGTCATCACGGTAGAGG
- a CDS encoding MFS transporter: MFGFLRPSPTLTNAEVRSSLRMMIWDGVTSEALATIQVMGYLAAYALALGANNLQVGIVSAVPFASLVVQLPAILIIERFRARKAIGLPAWLLAQLLMIPVAAVPFFIDVPSSLAVTTVIFLLAFRGLFAPMWITAWMSWMHDLVPQQLLGGYYGRRLAASTAVLAVLGLGASFFISWWEGRAPAGEETFGYSLFFIVGALTLGIIGPAMVARAKEPLMPAAPDAKQSPISVLTEPLRDKNFSQLLRFLWVWGVASNIAIPFFVVYMLTDLKLELPVVMALVVLSNITHVLFVRVWGPMADRVGSKTVMSLSASLFLLVFLGWVFVAHTEKHVLTMPLLIMLNAFVGIARGGIFLTINTLSLKIAPDQKATAFLGVASIAAYASMGIGPIIGGYLADYFATKTLRFDFTWVTQTGAVEIPALQLVGFDFVFVIAFIFSLLSLNLLVALREEGELPRDVALAELMAHSTPARRALTSVPVLGPLTSMSYGYLKRLPGADVALGVTAYQLAASTQAAVTSAGKGRMLVREVAQAVGDAVDDAIEDVGDFAGHGLELARHATRGAVHVGDDLTDQVGRAARGAVLGTLRTLTRRQVPFLVALRGAGYGVVQGALEGGHSAGEATTEALEAALEAARELGVSEEAANTAFVVGAMEAAEASGEQAVQEIRQAFPTELTGIWDYRAGEDETPDDTG, from the coding sequence ATGTTCGGTTTCCTGCGCCCAAGTCCCACGCTGACCAACGCTGAGGTGCGCTCCAGCCTCCGCATGATGATCTGGGATGGCGTGACCAGCGAGGCGCTGGCGACCATCCAGGTCATGGGATATCTGGCGGCCTATGCGCTAGCGCTGGGGGCCAACAACCTGCAGGTGGGCATCGTCTCGGCAGTCCCCTTCGCCTCGCTGGTCGTGCAGTTGCCGGCCATCCTCATCATCGAACGGTTTCGGGCCAGGAAGGCAATTGGACTGCCGGCATGGCTGCTGGCCCAGCTGCTGATGATCCCCGTTGCGGCGGTGCCGTTCTTTATCGACGTCCCCAGTTCACTTGCCGTGACGACGGTGATCTTCCTGCTGGCGTTCCGCGGCCTGTTCGCGCCGATGTGGATCACGGCGTGGATGAGCTGGATGCACGACTTGGTGCCGCAACAGCTGCTAGGCGGCTACTACGGTCGGCGGCTGGCGGCCAGCACTGCGGTGCTGGCGGTATTAGGACTGGGCGCGAGCTTCTTCATCAGCTGGTGGGAAGGACGTGCGCCGGCTGGGGAAGAGACGTTTGGCTATTCACTGTTCTTCATCGTCGGGGCGCTGACCCTTGGAATCATCGGCCCGGCCATGGTTGCGCGGGCGAAGGAGCCGCTGATGCCGGCGGCGCCGGATGCGAAGCAATCGCCCATCAGCGTCTTGACGGAGCCGCTGCGGGACAAGAACTTCTCGCAGTTGCTGCGGTTCCTGTGGGTCTGGGGCGTGGCGTCCAACATCGCGATACCGTTCTTCGTCGTCTACATGCTGACGGACCTGAAACTGGAGCTGCCGGTCGTCATGGCGCTGGTGGTGCTGAGCAACATCACGCACGTCCTGTTCGTGCGCGTGTGGGGGCCGATGGCGGACCGGGTCGGGAGCAAAACGGTGATGTCGCTGTCGGCGTCGCTGTTCCTGCTGGTGTTCCTGGGGTGGGTCTTTGTGGCGCATACGGAAAAGCATGTGTTGACGATGCCGCTTCTCATCATGCTCAACGCGTTTGTGGGCATTGCGCGCGGGGGCATCTTCCTCACCATCAATACCCTTTCGCTCAAAATTGCGCCGGACCAGAAGGCCACGGCATTCCTTGGAGTCGCGAGCATTGCGGCCTATGCCAGCATGGGCATTGGGCCGATCATCGGGGGATACTTGGCGGACTATTTCGCGACAAAGACGCTGCGGTTCGATTTCACCTGGGTCACGCAGACGGGCGCCGTTGAGATACCGGCATTGCAGCTGGTGGGGTTCGACTTCGTCTTTGTCATCGCCTTCATATTCAGCCTCTTGTCGCTGAACCTGCTGGTGGCGCTGCGGGAGGAGGGCGAACTGCCGCGGGATGTGGCGCTGGCAGAGCTGATGGCGCACTCGACACCGGCAAGGCGAGCCCTTACCTCGGTGCCGGTCCTGGGGCCGTTGACGTCAATGTCCTACGGCTACCTGAAGCGGCTGCCGGGGGCGGACGTGGCGCTGGGGGTGACGGCGTACCAGCTTGCTGCGTCGACGCAGGCGGCGGTGACGTCGGCGGGCAAGGGGCGGATGCTGGTGCGCGAGGTGGCGCAGGCGGTGGGCGACGCGGTGGACGACGCCATCGAGGACGTGGGGGACTTCGCGGGGCATGGGCTCGAGCTGGCCCGGCACGCCACCAGGGGCGCGGTGCACGTAGGCGACGACCTGACGGACCAGGTGGGGCGCGCGGCCCGGGGCGCCGTGCTGGGGACGCTGCGGACGCTGACGCGCCGGCAGGTGCCGTTCCTGGTGGCGCTACGCGGCGCGGGCTACGGGGTGGTGCAGGGCGCGCTGGAGGGCGGGCACAGCGCGGGCGAGGCGACGACGGAGGCGCTGGAGGCGGCGCTGGAGGCGGCGCGGGAGCTGGGCGTGTCCGAGGAGGCAGCGAACACGGCGTTTGTTGTGGGAGCAATGGAGGCCGCAGAGGCTTCCGGAGAGCAGGCGGTACAAGAGATTCGGCAAGCGTTTCCCACGGAACTTACCGGCATCTGGGACTACCGGGCGGGTGAGGACGAGACGCCGGACGACACAGGATAG
- a CDS encoding aldo/keto reductase yields MRQRPFGKLGMASALTLGGGGLGQIWGPTTREECVATVREAVESGIDVLDLAPSYGNGEAESVIGAAFGGSLPPGVRVTTKCRVGSTPPEQVYDLLSESLSGSLERMKMERVDVMFLHNAVTLGDEGGDRLTTVTSVVEGVAPAFERLIAEGRIGRWGLTGISHADALIHLLENGPRPDFIQCIANLLDSAGGLLQGDGPARPRDIIASANANGVGVMGIRAVQAGALTDAIDRPLPEGHSELADYARAAPFRAIAAEAGHSAAYLAHCYALSMEGVSTVVLGIKNREELRECVEAEEAAPLDGEMMARFDAAVGRAG; encoded by the coding sequence ATGCGGCAACGACCATTCGGGAAACTGGGGATGGCCAGCGCACTGACGCTCGGCGGGGGCGGCCTCGGGCAAATCTGGGGGCCGACGACGCGGGAGGAGTGCGTGGCGACAGTGCGAGAGGCGGTCGAGTCAGGAATCGACGTGCTGGACTTGGCGCCCAGCTACGGCAACGGAGAGGCGGAGAGCGTCATCGGCGCGGCGTTTGGGGGCTCGCTGCCGCCGGGCGTGCGGGTAACCACCAAGTGCCGCGTCGGATCCACGCCGCCGGAGCAGGTGTACGACCTGCTTTCCGAGAGCCTCTCGGGGAGCCTGGAGCGGATGAAGATGGAGCGCGTGGACGTCATGTTCCTGCACAACGCCGTCACACTGGGCGACGAGGGGGGAGACCGGCTGACGACCGTGACTAGCGTTGTCGAGGGGGTGGCGCCGGCGTTCGAGCGGTTGATTGCCGAGGGGCGCATCGGGCGCTGGGGGCTGACGGGCATCAGTCACGCTGACGCGCTGATCCACCTGCTGGAGAACGGGCCGCGGCCGGACTTCATCCAGTGCATCGCGAACTTGCTGGACTCGGCAGGCGGGCTGCTGCAGGGGGACGGGCCCGCGCGGCCGCGCGACATCATCGCGTCGGCGAACGCCAACGGCGTGGGGGTCATGGGCATCCGGGCGGTGCAGGCGGGCGCGCTGACGGACGCTATCGACCGGCCGCTGCCGGAGGGGCACTCGGAGCTGGCGGACTACGCGCGGGCGGCGCCCTTCCGCGCCATCGCGGCGGAGGCCGGGCACAGTGCGGCGTACCTGGCGCACTGCTACGCGCTTTCGATGGAGGGGGTGTCGACGGTGGTGCTCGGCATCAAGAACCGCGAGGAACTGCGTGAGTGCGTCGAGGCGGAGGAGGCGGCGCCGCTGGACGGGGAGATGATGGCGCGCTTCGACGCCGCGGTGGGGCGCGCCGGGTAG
- a CDS encoding aspartate aminotransferase family protein, translating into MSRDNVGEREQQLLDLAARVLPGGSTGNIISMDTVIARGSGPRVWDVSGNEYIDYVLGSGPMLIGHAHPKVVEAVEEQLSKGTTYFGLNEHALLLAEEIIRAVPCAERVRFASSGAEATFYAMRVARAYRGRDKILKFEGGFHGTHDHAMMSVTPAADALRPFPAPAPDGLGIPASAAGDMLVAPFNDIETASAIIERHHDELAGVIIEPLQRTFAPKDGFLEGLRDVCTQYGVPLIFDEIVTGFRFAYGGAQEYYGVTPDLCALGKTVAGGFPLSAIAGRAEIMDYFAPAPGRDAYVTQQGTLNGNPVAAVAGLATLEVLREPGTYERLFATGHRLKTALEDLLRQAEIPAHVLGEAPMFDVVFAEHEVQDYRASLDRDHAKLLRFNALLRARGIYKNHTKYYVSTVHGEAEVEQTIEAWRSALEEL; encoded by the coding sequence ATGTCAAGGGACAACGTTGGCGAGCGCGAGCAACAGCTACTGGACCTTGCGGCGCGAGTTCTGCCGGGCGGCAGCACCGGCAACATCATTTCCATGGACACCGTCATCGCCCGTGGCAGCGGCCCCCGTGTCTGGGACGTCAGCGGCAACGAGTACATCGACTACGTCCTCGGCTCCGGCCCCATGCTCATCGGCCACGCGCATCCCAAGGTCGTCGAGGCCGTCGAAGAGCAGCTCTCGAAAGGCACCACGTACTTCGGCCTAAACGAGCACGCCCTCCTCCTCGCCGAGGAGATAATCCGCGCCGTTCCCTGCGCCGAGCGTGTGCGCTTCGCCAGCAGCGGCGCCGAGGCCACGTTCTACGCCATGCGCGTCGCCCGCGCCTACCGGGGCCGCGACAAGATTCTGAAGTTCGAGGGCGGCTTCCACGGCACCCACGATCACGCCATGATGAGCGTCACGCCCGCAGCGGACGCCCTCCGCCCCTTCCCGGCGCCCGCGCCCGACGGCCTCGGCATCCCGGCCTCCGCCGCCGGCGACATGCTCGTCGCCCCCTTCAACGACATCGAGACCGCCTCCGCCATCATCGAGCGCCACCACGACGAGCTCGCCGGCGTCATCATCGAGCCCCTCCAGCGCACCTTCGCCCCCAAGGACGGCTTCCTCGAGGGTCTACGCGACGTCTGCACTCAGTACGGCGTGCCCCTCATCTTTGACGAGATCGTCACCGGCTTCCGCTTCGCCTACGGCGGCGCCCAGGAGTACTACGGCGTCACGCCTGACCTCTGCGCCCTCGGCAAGACCGTCGCAGGCGGCTTCCCCCTCTCCGCCATCGCCGGCCGCGCGGAGATCATGGACTATTTCGCGCCTGCCCCCGGCCGCGACGCCTACGTCACGCAGCAGGGCACCCTGAACGGCAACCCCGTCGCCGCCGTCGCTGGCCTCGCCACCCTCGAGGTCCTCCGCGAGCCCGGCACCTACGAGCGCCTCTTTGCCACCGGCCACCGCCTCAAGACCGCCCTCGAAGACCTGCTCCGTCAGGCCGAGATCCCTGCCCACGTCCTCGGCGAGGCCCCCATGTTCGACGTAGTCTTCGCCGAGCACGAGGTGCAGGACTACCGCGCATCCCTGGACCGAGACCACGCCAAACTGCTCCGCTTCAACGCCCTCCTCCGAGCCCGGGGCATCTACAAGAACCACACCAAGTACTACGTCTCAACAGTCCACGGAGAAGCAGAGGTAGAGCAGACCATAGAAGCATGGCGGAGCGCGCTGGAAGAACTCTAA
- a CDS encoding type II toxin-antitoxin system RelE/ParE family toxin, translated as MAYSVRFTKRAEGEFATIYRSVSPAVRRNLDGALSRLEDAPFPRQNPGAGQDVVRQLQGEERLWRIRIGNYRMAYRIEGEDVTVVRVAHRSEVYRGM; from the coding sequence TTGGCCTATAGCGTCCGCTTCACCAAGCGGGCGGAGGGTGAGTTTGCAACGATTTACCGATCTGTTAGTCCTGCTGTGCGCCGCAACCTTGATGGGGCACTTTCGCGCTTGGAGGACGCCCCATTCCCTCGGCAGAACCCTGGGGCTGGGCAGGACGTGGTGAGACAGCTGCAGGGTGAGGAACGGCTGTGGCGGATACGCATCGGGAACTATCGCATGGCGTACCGCATTGAAGGGGAAGACGTGACGGTTGTGCGCGTCGCCCACCGGTCCGAGGTCTATCGGGGAATGTAG
- a CDS encoding LLM class flavin-dependent oxidoreductase, with protein sequence MAQILFGVQYNGVSMSSVIGPLEFARRTEGLGFRSYFVPELETLPTLDPFILLTAVAQHTERMRLGTGVAVLPFRSPYQTAKIATSIDVLSGGRMVLGLGSGGVFNDDFGVEGVRPEDRRSLTDEGLELVRRLLSEERVTHSGAHHRMEDMALEPRSVQQPHLPIWTGAMWNGRFSRRMLERTAKWADGFHPHGMTPQGYAEGKAAIEEMAAGLGRDPSRLEWSCNMYMCMGRSRDEAMEEVRRAMQQRFGDDAWELDPDTLLLGTPADCIESIEAFAEAGVGHFVINALCGPEALLETYEGFAGEVMGRFS encoded by the coding sequence GTGGCGCAGATACTGTTTGGGGTGCAGTACAACGGCGTCTCCATGTCCAGCGTGATTGGGCCGCTGGAGTTTGCGCGGCGGACGGAGGGGCTTGGATTCCGCTCGTACTTCGTGCCGGAGCTGGAGACGCTGCCGACGCTGGACCCGTTCATCCTGCTTACGGCCGTCGCGCAGCACACGGAGCGGATGCGGCTGGGGACGGGTGTCGCGGTGCTGCCGTTCCGATCGCCGTACCAGACAGCGAAGATTGCGACGTCAATCGACGTGCTGTCGGGCGGGCGGATGGTGCTCGGGCTGGGGTCCGGCGGCGTGTTCAACGATGACTTCGGCGTCGAGGGCGTGCGGCCGGAGGACCGGCGGTCGCTGACGGACGAGGGGCTCGAGCTGGTGCGTCGGCTGCTGTCGGAGGAGCGGGTGACGCACAGCGGTGCGCACCACCGGATGGAGGACATGGCGCTGGAGCCGAGGTCTGTGCAGCAGCCGCATTTGCCCATCTGGACGGGCGCGATGTGGAATGGGCGGTTCTCCAGACGGATGCTGGAGCGGACGGCGAAGTGGGCCGACGGGTTCCACCCGCACGGCATGACGCCACAGGGCTACGCCGAGGGGAAGGCGGCCATCGAGGAGATGGCGGCGGGGCTTGGGCGCGATCCGTCGCGGCTGGAGTGGTCGTGCAACATGTACATGTGCATGGGACGGTCGCGGGACGAGGCGATGGAGGAGGTCCGGCGGGCGATGCAGCAGCGCTTCGGGGATGACGCGTGGGAGCTGGACCCGGACACGCTGCTGCTGGGGACGCCGGCGGACTGCATCGAGAGCATCGAAGCGTTTGCGGAGGCGGGCGTCGGCCATTTCGTCATTAACGCGCTGTGCGGGCCGGAGGCGCTGCTGGAGACGTACGAGGGGTTTGCGGGCGAGGTGATGGGGCGGTTCTCATAA
- a CDS encoding NUDIX hydrolase, with amino-acid sequence MRHRIRAAAIVVDGDSVLLVQHQHDELQGGQSWWVPPGGGVEGEESLLECAQRETLEETGLSVELGRIVYIRDFVEPDYHHCEVFFVATTYVGTPLVGSNPGIFDVDHVIKDVRFVPRGEMAEMTIYPEEIKTSFWDDLAGGFSGTRYLGVQKSESKTFLDSQSATD; translated from the coding sequence ATGCGGCACAGGATTCGGGCGGCAGCGATAGTTGTGGACGGCGACTCGGTACTCCTTGTGCAGCATCAACATGACGAACTCCAGGGAGGGCAGTCATGGTGGGTGCCTCCGGGTGGTGGTGTGGAAGGCGAGGAGTCGCTCTTGGAATGTGCCCAGCGTGAGACCCTCGAAGAGACAGGGCTATCGGTAGAGCTCGGCCGGATTGTTTACATTCGAGATTTCGTAGAGCCGGACTACCACCACTGCGAGGTGTTCTTCGTTGCGACTACATACGTGGGGACGCCATTAGTGGGGAGCAATCCCGGCATTTTCGACGTTGACCACGTAATCAAGGACGTGAGGTTCGTGCCCAGGGGGGAGATGGCAGAGATGACCATCTACCCAGAGGAGATCAAGACTTCGTTCTGGGACGATCTTGCGGGCGGGTTCTCAGGGACCAGATACTTGGGAGTGCAGAAGTCGGAGAGCAAGACATTCCTCGATTCGCAGAGCGCGACCGACTGA
- a CDS encoding homocysteine S-methyltransferase family protein produces the protein MSNFEKMQGRLAAGETILMDGGMGSELQFRGYVSPTTWSGGPMLSHAELVRDIHQEYIEAGAEIIITNTFATGRDLFEEGGLGDKVAEANKLGIDAAVQARRNAGAEDSVVIAASVSTMAPKEHAEVPVPYEQALETYREQLGEMAKGGPDVAVGEMLVRISDTLAVIEAAAELGLPVWVGLSIVRDGDELYLGIQGRHGGETLQDAMDAMKGKDVAAMFIMHTPVENTGPGLEIVKANWPGTFGAYAHFPGHEGPTPFANALNPQQYLEYAKGWSEQGARIIGGCCGTRPEHIRALRKWLVGS, from the coding sequence ATGAGCAACTTTGAGAAAATGCAGGGCCGGTTGGCGGCGGGGGAGACGATCCTGATGGACGGGGGCATGGGGTCGGAGCTCCAGTTTCGGGGGTATGTGAGCCCCACAACGTGGTCGGGAGGTCCGATGCTCTCGCATGCCGAGCTGGTGAGGGATATTCACCAGGAATACATAGAAGCGGGCGCGGAGATCATCATCACGAACACCTTTGCCACGGGGCGTGACTTGTTCGAAGAGGGCGGTCTCGGGGACAAGGTGGCCGAGGCCAATAAGCTGGGAATCGACGCGGCGGTTCAGGCACGGAGGAACGCGGGCGCAGAGGACTCGGTGGTCATTGCGGCGTCGGTGTCCACGATGGCTCCCAAGGAGCACGCAGAGGTGCCGGTGCCCTATGAACAGGCTCTTGAGACCTACCGGGAGCAGCTGGGAGAGATGGCCAAGGGCGGCCCGGACGTGGCGGTGGGCGAGATGCTGGTCCGCATATCGGACACGCTGGCGGTGATAGAAGCGGCGGCGGAGTTGGGTCTGCCAGTGTGGGTAGGGCTCTCGATAGTCCGGGATGGAGACGAGCTGTATCTGGGCATCCAAGGGAGGCATGGGGGCGAGACACTTCAGGACGCCATGGATGCCATGAAGGGCAAGGACGTCGCAGCCATGTTCATCATGCACACGCCGGTGGAGAACACGGGGCCCGGGCTGGAGATCGTCAAGGCGAACTGGCCGGGGACCTTCGGCGCGTACGCGCATTTTCCCGGCCACGAGGGGCCAACGCCCTTCGCGAATGCCCTGAACCCACAGCAGTACCTGGAGTACGCCAAGGGGTGGAGCGAGCAGGGGGCGCGGATCATCGGAGGGTGCTGCGGCACGAGGCCCGAGCACATCCGGGCGCTGAGGAAGTGGCTAGTGGGGTCGTAG
- a CDS encoding amino acid transporter, which yields MMNADDVIQVVNALETAGIDVWLQGGWGVDALLGEQTRPHDDLDVIIKADDIPQTMQVTRDLGFSLMTDELPQGFVVRDETDRRIDFHPVRFGSDGSAAQPSIRGGEWVFSGRGLRGIGSINGRSVRCLTPDEQAVRATDQPGEEGYEPDETDRKDMQLLRERFGIQLPYPFDNGDAQS from the coding sequence ATGATGAACGCAGATGATGTCATCCAAGTCGTCAACGCCCTTGAAACGGCAGGGATTGACGTTTGGCTCCAGGGCGGTTGGGGAGTAGACGCGCTGCTGGGGGAACAGACGCGCCCGCACGATGACCTGGATGTGATCATTAAGGCAGACGATATCCCACAAACAATGCAGGTAACTCGTGACTTGGGGTTCTCCTTGATGACAGATGAACTGCCGCAGGGATTTGTGGTCCGTGATGAAACAGACCGAAGGATCGATTTCCATCCCGTCCGCTTCGGAAGCGACGGCAGCGCCGCTCAGCCGAGCATTCGCGGCGGTGAGTGGGTGTTCTCGGGACGTGGATTGCGAGGCATTGGGTCAATCAATGGCAGGAGCGTCCGATGCCTCACGCCTGATGAACAAGCTGTACGGGCAACTGACCAGCCGGGTGAAGAAGGCTATGAGCCTGACGAGACCGACAGAAAAGATATGCAGTTGCTTCGTGAGCGATTCGGTATACAACTCCCATACCCGTTCGACAACGGTGACGCACAGAGCTGA